The DNA sequence gtccacttctttgattccttatcatgttGTTGTTGATTTCTGAATCTGaacctttgtctttctattctctcatatatgGTAAGTACACGCACTTCTGGATTAGCTATGCAGACACCTGCACCCCCTAATAGAGTCGCGATAGGCCGGGGCCGAGATAGAGGCCGAGGAGGGACGTGCCACAGATAGGGCACCTGCCAGAGCAGCGATTGAGGAGCCACCAgcagctccggttgggggacatgCACCCGAGGCGCCTGCTACTACCCATGCACTCCAGGAAACATTACCACACTTCTCGAGTATGTTCGGCACTTTAGTTCAGGCAGGATTGATCCTGGTTACACCAGCCACATCTTAGGCTGggagaggagctcagactccagccgcccgtaccccagagcagcgggtccatgtaGATCAGGTTCCTGGAGTTTTGTCAGCATAACCCATTATCctagttcagcctgaggtcactCCAGAGGCATCGGAGAGGAGTAGAGGAAACttaagaggttcaagaagtatgaccctCCTACTTATAGTGGCGTAGTTCCTGAGAATGCATAGGGTTTTCTACGAGTGCCATCATATTCTCAAcaccatgggcattgtggaggtGAGTAGAGTCGCCTTTAGTACATTTTAGCTGTCAAGAGCAACCTAtaggtggtggcaggcttatgaggagggtaggccagctgatgTCGCACCACTCGCTTAAACTCAATTTTAACTTATGCTTTTGAGGGAGATCGTCCCACAGATCCTctgggatgcatggcgcacaaagTTTGAGCAGGTGCATCAGGGGACTATGaaagtgtcagagtatgccatcaggttcagtggATTGTCCCACCATGCACTCGCTTtagtttctacagtcagagatcAAGTCCGTagatttattgatgggctcaATTATGATCTTAGATTCAGCATAGCTCGAGGTTTGGAAATCGATACTCCGTTTCAGCTGGTTGTAGAGATTGCTCATAGGTTGGAGCGTATGCGAGGCCAGGAtagggaggatagggaggccaagatgcCTCGAGATtctagaggatttagtggtgcccGCGCTCCAATTGTAGCTCGTCATGgaagaggttatgtgagccgaccagttcattcagcacttccatctACTCGAAGTGCTCTAGCCACCCATTATGCATAGCCACTTtccagtgcacctcctgcacggggtgccttcagcggtcaaTCGAGCCGACCGGTTCAGACTCAATTACAGTAGCCATGGCCATCGAGATGTTGTTTatagtgtggtgatactaggcatatggtgagggactatcCCAAACTTATGagaggtgcacctccatagacttcacAGGTTCCTCGGATTCCACAGGGCGCACAGGCTATGGTTGCTACTCAGCCCATTTcaattccaccatatcgtatggcactagtagagttgaaggaattaaaggaatagcttcaggagtttcttgataaaggTTTCATCCAACCGAGTGTCTTGCCTTGGGGTACtctagttctatttgtgaaggaGAACGGCtttatcagcttcagggtgctagagtgttctcgaagattgatttgagatcaggATATCATTAGCTGAAGATCTGGGATTCAGACATTCTAAAGAcggctttcaggactcgatatggtcactatgagtttttagtgatgtcattcGGACTAGCCAATaccccaacagcctttatgcacttgatgaacagtgtattctagccatatcttgatttattcgtCATCGTGTTAATTGACGACATATGGGTATATTCTCGCATTCGGCagaatcatgagcagcacttgcaGATTGTGCtctagaccttgagggagaagaagctatatgctaaattctccaaatgtgagtttttgcttgattcggtggcattttgggccatgttgtgtctagtgaagggatcaaggtagatgcgaagaaggtggaggcagttcagtgttggcccagaccatctgcAGCTACAGATATTCGGatcttcttgggtttggcaggatATTATCACTATTTCATAGAGGATATTTCATCCATCGCAGCTCCTTTGATCAGATTAACCTAaatggtgctcctttcagatTGTCCGACCAGTGTGAGgctagctttcagaagctcaagaatgcATTGACTACAGCCCAGTAATGGTGTTGTCTACAGGCTCGAGATCTTGTACCGTGTATTTTTATGCGTCGCATATTGGGCACAATGTTGatacaagatggtagggtgattgcctacatatCTCGCTAGTTGAAGCTTCATGAGAATAATTACcatgtgcatgatttagagttggcagatattgttcatgcattgaaaatttggaggaACTATTTATACGGTGTTCATTGAGGTCTATACCGGCCATTGGAGTCTCCAACacctattcaagcaaaaggaccttaatttgcaacagcggagatggttagagatactgaaagactatgatatcaccatattatatcttccggggaaggccaatgtggtggcagatgcattgagtaggaaggctgagagcatgggcagtttggcatatttaccagtaccagagaggccactagccatggatgttcaggctttggccaaccgaaTTGTGacattggatgtttcagagcctagcaAGATTTTTGCATGTGTGGTGGTATAGTCATCATTGTTGGAGCattcaaggctcgccagtttgatgatcctcacttgatgGTATTGAGGAACACGGTGCAGCGGcatggtgctaaggaggttgtgattggtgatgatggtgttatgcatcTTCAAGACcgaatttgtgttccaaatgttgatgggttgaaagacttgatccttgaggaggctcacagcttgCACTATTCCATTCTTGCAAGTGTTACGAAGATGTACTGTGACTTGAAacatcactattggtggcggcgaatgaagaaagatattgtttctTATGTCTCTTGATGTTTGAattatcaacaggtgaagtatgagcatcaaaaaccGAGAGGGTTgattcagatattggagataatagagtggaagtgggagcgcatcacgatggattttgtggtaggcttaccatagACCTTGAAGAAGTATGAcgtagtttgggttattgtgaaCCAGTTGACTAAGTACTCACACTTCATTCCAATGATGACTTCCTATTATTCAAAGTGGTTGGCTTAAATATATATCCGGGAGATTATCCGTCTGCATGGCGTGCCCATTCCCATCGTTTCTAActgaggcacacagttcacatcgcattttggAGAGCTGTGCAATGTAAATTGAgcatgcaggttgagttgagcacagcatttcatcctcagacggatggaggACATTTGTACAAAGCGCTCTACCCTAAAACAAATTATCCAAAACAATCTGGTGCTTGACAATGCATGTCGCAGATCTGGTCTGATCACCCGATCAGGATGTTCCTATCACACACCTAGGCGATGGAAAGGATTCAGGAAGTTTAGATGGCCAAGAATTCCAGATGGGACAACAAGGTCCAGGAGTTTTTCACAAAAAGAACTAATGCTTCATTTGCCACAAGATTGGACATTTCGCAAGAAATTGTCCCCAATCGAGGACATCTATCAAACTTCTGGAAGAAATTGAAGATTATACTGGTATACATCTTGGAGAAGAAAAGGACCTTGAATTCATGTTCTTTATGGATGATGAACCCATTGAAGAAACTTTATTCTCTCATGATATATACAAAGATCTTGGTGATGACCACTACCAAATTACAGAACCAGCAACCAAAGCCCAAGAGGAGATCAACGCTATCATAGTCATTCCTCATGTGGAACTCAAAGTTTATCCATCTAAATAGAATAAGCCAACTCAGGTCATTGCTTTTATTGACACTGGAGCTGCTTTTTCACTCATGAATCCAGATGTTCCCCCTGAAGATCAATGGGTACTGCACTTCAAGGATTTCAATACTGCATCAAATGGGATCCTAACTACCACATCCATCACAAAGCACCCGATCATAATTGAGTTTTTCCCACGATTGAAGTATATAACCAAGCTAATGGGGTATGATATACCATGAAAAGACCTTATTGTTGGATTTGACATTTTCAGACAACTAAAAGATCAACTTCAGATCAGGGCTAACAGGATAACTTTTAAGAAGCAGTTCAAACTTTATTCTGAAGTTCCAAGGCTATTCTAGATCACCGATGATGAACAAATCAAGGAGATTGAACAACATCTCGTTGGGCATTCATGTGCGGAATTCCACAAGAATTTTATGAAGAAAAGAGAAAGCCCGTTATGGAAGAATGAAGAGTTTTTTATCAAGCTCCctttcaagaaaaataaaaatatcaatccaACAAAACCCAGTCATTCAGGCATGAACCCAGATCATCTTTAGCTTGCAAATAAATAATGCGAAGAAATCTTGGAATTTGATCTGATAGATCAATCAGATTCACAATGGGCATGCGAAGTATTTTATGTAAACAAAAGAGCTAAACAAATAAGAGGAAACTAAGTTTAGTTATTAACTATCAGCCTCTTAACCACTTTCTCCAAGATGATAAATTGCCTATCCCAAATAAACTTACCCTTTTCTCCCACTTAGCCAAAGCCAAATATTTTTCAAAGTTTGATCTTAAATCTGGATTTTGCAATTGGGAATCCACCCTGAAGAAAGAGCCAAAACACGATTTTGCATCCTCGATCATCATTTCCAATGAAAAGTCATGCCTTTTGAATTAAAAATTGCACCTTCCTTATTCCAAAAAGCCATGAAATATATATTCTAACCTATCCTCCATACCTCTttggtttacattgatgatatcctgTTATCTAGTGATACACTGGAGGATTATATCAACTTGCTCAATCAATTTGAGGCACTGGTAACACAGTATGGGATTATGCTTTCAGCAAAGaagatggttcttgctcaaaAGGAGATTGATTTCCTCAGAATGCACTTTGTCCAAGGGGCATCCAGTCCAGGATCACATATATGTCAAGAGCTAATCAAATTTCTAGATACTAGCCTCACAACAGAGCAAATCCAATAGTTCTTAGGTATAATAAATTATGTAAGAGATTTCATCCCAAATATCTCTACATACATTTCTTCATTCACAAAGATGCTTAAGAAAAATGCTCTGTCATGGGGGAAGGAACAAGATGAAGCAGTCAAGAAAATAAAGGAGATATCCAAAGATGTCAAGTCTCTTTACATCCCCTTAAAAGGTAAGAAAATATTGCAAACTGATGCCAGCAATGAACATTGGAGTGTTGTTCTGTTTGAAGAAAAAGTTGGCCAGAGAAAAATATGTGGATACACTAATGGGAAGTTCAAAGATACCGAGCAATATTATCACTCTACGTTCAAGGAAATTCTTGTAGTAAAGAATGGGATTAAAAAATTCAATTTCTTCCTTATCCATACAGAATTTTTAATAGAAATGGATATGAAGGTCTTCCCAAAAATGATCCACATGAATGCAAAAAATATTCCCAATCCTCATATTCTCATATGGGCCCAATGGTTCTCTCCATACAAGTTCCAAGTCAAGCATCTGAAAGGAAAGGATAATGTTCTCGCAGATTTTCTATCCAGACAAGAAGAATTCTCAAAGAGATTTTCACCAGAGAAAATGAAGCCGAAACAAAAGCTAAACAACCAGATCTTCATGTTTTCAAATGCACCATGAACCATTTCATTAAAGCCAATGGGTCACCCACCGGAGTTGTTCAATCTCATAGATCCCTTTGATCCATCAATCATAATAGAAAGAAGAACTTATTATGAGCTCCAGGTTTTCCGACAACATGGAGGATCCATTCTTAAGTCCTACGGAGTCAATCTAGAATATCCATTCTTCCATATATTCATGGAACAAGATAAGGGTTTTCCCCAGTTACGTTAATGGTTTTTCTGGTACTAATGCCatcaatattatattttcatagaATTCAAGTGCAACGTATTCAAGGATTTTGACAATATTGAACCTGCTCTTAAAGTATTTCTATTATGTTTCAAGCCTCGACGATATTGGATATAATGTTTTAATGATTCCTACAAAACAAAGATATTCATGTTCCATAGGCCAATGAAGATTATTAATGGAAAGGTCCAGGCGCAAGCAGAAGTATCATTCTGGTGGAAATTTTCTGTTTCCATTTTATCCCTGGAAGAAGAATACAGTGAAGCACAAAGAACTATCTTCCAGCAAAATAAGTTTATCTGAGAGAAATATGGCCAAATGAATGGGCAAGCTGGAATATACCAGCACTCATCCTCACTGGGGACGAGTCCGAGAAGCAGCAAAAGAATATCAGACCCCTTACGAAGTCATCCAAGAAAAAATCACTCATGACATCGCCAGGTTAAAGTTATATATTACATCTCACAATCCAAAGGAGAAGGAACACAACGAAGCAGGATCACTAAGATCCGGGTGTTACTACACGAGATCTTTGAAAAGAAGTCTAGAAGAATCAATGCCAGATAATCATGAGGATTTAAACCTAAATCCTTGCTAATCTCACCTTAATCCCACATTACCTACCAAAAAACCCTAAAAATCATCTACCCATACCAAGACAAAATTTCACATATTATCATACTTTCTGGGGGCCACTTTCACATACTTCCACATTCTTTGTCACATGGATCACCCTAATTTCGCATGCTCCCACCTACTTCCACATGCTTTACCATGTATATTGCACCTCTTTCACATGTTCTCAGAAGCTTTTTAGTATATATTAGTTGCTTGGCCTAATGTCCTTCACATGTCAAAAGGGACCCACTTGTAGATAGGTTATCCATGTAAGATAGgcttatttttataatataagttTTTCTTGTAATAATCTACTAGCCATATATAAAGGAGGCAATGTAGTAGTTGTAGGATCAGCTAGTAAACATTGTAAATCTTTGTGATATATTCCATATGAGTTTCTTCTAAATTTTTCTCTTGCTCTTTCTTTCGAATGGATGGAAAGGCCAGTACTTGTATGAAAATAGAATAAGAATACTCTAAGAAAGTTAGCTTATTATAGTACGAAAGTTTTCTGAGTTAGAACAGCTAAAGTTGGTTATAGTACAAAAGTTTTCTTAGTTGTGTAGCTTGGCAAGCCATCCCTAAAGGGTTGTGAAGCCTACCCCTTTGTAGAAATATTTTTGCTACTATAAGCAAATTTACTGTTTGTGTAACTTGGCAAGCCATCCCTAATGGGTTGTCGAAGCCAGCCCCTATTTGGCAAGCCATCCTAACTAGGTTGTGAAGCCATCCCTTTTGTAGGAAAACTTTCGTGTCTATAATTAAGTTTGCTTTCTTGGTAGTCTCTTACTTTGTTCTTATACTAGGtatacctaacccaacccgctagctAAGCGAAATAGCagtcaaacacaactctaatgaaaaataataaaaaatcaatAAGTGAAAACTACCAAgataactggtagtacaagtcataagcctcTAAGATTTAGATTACAAACTtggtatgaaaataaatacatCTGTTTGGATTATATATAGACAGAGTAAGagtctaaaactaccaaggaaaAATGGTAGATCTGGATAGTAGATACATCTTTACTGCCAGCTCCCGTCATCCACAgcatctcagctccaagatctgcacacaaggtgcaaaagtgtagtatgagtacaaccgaccacatgtactcagcaagtatcataactaacttcAGCAAGGTAATAGtggcaagaattataaatgatactcgctattcacctgtacaattcataattccaacaagtacagaataataatatgatcaagtcatgaatcacaGATAAACCACCTTACTGCACACAATAACTTAACGTACTCTGCTctgtcaacaatccagcatataaagaatATATTCAAATAAATTAGGTAAAACAACCAAGGatattgcaagtaaagatgaaatgcaataaccaaatcaaacactgGCTAGCTTTTCCTCAAAATTCcaataaccgaaccaaaccacTAATCAGATTTCCTGGAACCGCGTGTACACTATCAAGAAGGAACATGAGAGGGTAACTCTATGGgtatggatccatatccacacgatGCACAGACAAATCACGTTCTAATATCACAATacgcccgacatggtcacaggctcaatatcacaatccgacAGGCATGATCACAAGCTGAATATCACAATCTGCACGGCGTGGTCATGTGCTCACTATCActatccgcccggcatggtcacaggctcaatatcacaatccaacAGGCGTGGTCACGTGCTCAATATCATTATTCtcttggcatggtcacatgctcaatatcataatctgcaCATCAAGTTCACATGCTCAACATCATAAtttgcccggcgtggtcacaggctcaacaTCACAATTTGCACGACGTGTTCACATGCTATCAGTCCAATCTatatcacacagaaagcatatatacaagaatacatgtacatgatcaatgaatatcaaatttcatacttctagactggtataagtgacatgctaggGTGTATGCATGTGCAGCGTGTACTATCAAAACTCAAAACAGGCAATTACATcacgaaagtagcaattatcaggttcaattaggaaattaacctctatgtaacctcaaacatggctcaactAGCTCACAGCAGGGGTATGAATATAAGAACCATCACAGCATGAAGCTTATCCATCAatccaaggcatatcatagcctaaataCTACCTCGAGCATGAATAATACCCCGGTGCACGTGaatgggctcaaccccacacatgtgcaccacccatagcacgtagctatcacaaataacttagACAACTAGTGACTCAactaagtttagataagataTATACCTCAATCAAGCCAAATCGATACTTTAGAAGCGCCATCCCgcacgaatcgacctccgaatggctcgaaactagccaaaagcaactcaaaaatatcaaataatactatagaaatcaaacccaaacgataaaggtcgaatctttaattaaatactcaaagtcaaccaaaaggtcaactccATGTTAGCACCCCGGAACCCAAAATAACTCACAAATTACAGCaacccattcaaatacgagtccaaatatataattggtttccaaatccaacctcaatttcaTGTTCAAAACCACAAAGTTCATTCTCTTAAGTTCAAGTCAaaaaaaaaccccaatttcttcTCTTCTAATCCTTGATTTAGGTTTAATAATTcatggaaaaataaaatatataatcaaaacaaagaaatCATTACTTACCCTCAAGATTCGGGTGTTTAACTCCTACAAAATTGCCTTACTTGTGAAcccaaaaagtgaagaaaatgaacaCAAAATCCCAAAATTGAACATTAAATACCACTGCCAGACCTCTTTCTTCGTGATTGTGGTCACCAACCTCATGATTGCGGTTCACAAAATGCCCAGCATGATTTTACCCATCACAACCACGGCCAAGAACTGTCGCGATCACGATGAACAAATTCGAACAAACTTGCTCAACTCTTCGAGACAGCCTCTCGTATAATGGCCATTACTTTCTATACAAAATTTCAAATGACAAATGATTTGATTTTCTGAAAGCTAGACACAAAAggttacaacttttatttttggatcatcttaaATTCCTTATGGATTGCAAGATATAACCTATGGAAGTCAGCTCAGCGATAATAGAAATTTCTTCTGCCCGAATGCATAAAGGCCACCGCGATCACAAttctatcatgacccaaaatccaaccagccatgatggcacctaacccagccCACTAGGTAAGCCAGATAGAAGTAAACATAATTCAAATGAGACAATAGGAATTATTAAATGGAATAACTGAGTTTCTATACAACAACCCAAGGATtgttagtacaagtcatgagcttctaagacttagaatgtACAAAGttggtacgaaataaatacacCATCTGTCTGAAATATGCATAAACAGAATTTTAAAAcataaagctaccaaggacaagtgtcAGCTATCATCGTTACACATGGACATCTTCGatgccagctcccaccatacacagcaacatcagctccaagatatgcacgcaaggtgcagaagtgtagtatgggtacaactgaccccatgtactcaataaatgaGAAACCTACCTCAGGTtaaaagcaatgacgagctcaaAACAATGGTCAGATtccaacatcaatagccaatGATAATTCATAATAATGTAAAATAGACAATAATAATGAACAACTTAAGGGATACCATGCTCGGCTCGTTCACAGTTTTGGGAGAGtaaacatgcttttcaagtataacagttaaagtTCAAATCTTCCACTGAAATCCGTTAAACATGAGTTtattgaaagaactatgttttcCCAATTACAACATCAGATAATCCTCTTTTTTTTGTTTACCAGTTATCATGCGGAAAttatatctctatgcctatatggcAAGTATACATGTCAACTAATCAATTGGCATATCACCGTCTAGCATGAGAAaggtacatctttatgcctatatgtcaaatatacatgtcaagtaatcaAATGTCATGTCATGatctagcatgaggaaggtatatctctatgcctacatgtcaagtatacatgtcaagaAATCGGTTTTCACAGTGGAATCATTAAGCACACACAATCTTAGCACACTCCAGGTGCCTGGCTAAAATTCCCCAAACAATATCACCGTGGATCCATCAAAATAAAcacacttagcactgtacgggtgcctggcataatTACCCATCATCGAGCACGAGTATATAACATTGTGCATGCACCCACTGCTAGCATGTCAAACTCAGAAGGGGTAAATactacccaagcgctaatcataatcacATAGCCCAAATAGTGGGGCCTGGTTCATGTGTAGCCTCAAATCAGTATAGcttagcccaatatggggcctGGCATACatgtcacctcaatatcaatataatCGTTGCAGCATACAACCCGATTCAAATATCCATATTAATACGGCTCTATGGCCCACATCAGTCAACAATCCGCTCAAGTCTCAATATGCAAACATCTCACAGAAACACAATCCAACTATATAACACGAACTGTCACAATATGTCTCAAACACAGTTCAAACTCGTGCCACATACAAGGCTTCCAATATCATATGACACAGCATATCAAAAGTGCACAGAGAAAGAGATGTAACATGTGGATGGAACTATCATGACTATACAGTATGACTACgactaaggcaaatagctcaacatagcGAAAAAAGCCCtaaggcatgatttctagcatgaataatatacCACGTAGTCacataaatggagaaaacatgatatcaaagaagcatgatagcaaaacaaggcatataatagcctaagaactacccggatcatgaataccTTGGTGCGCACACAcgcgcctgtcacctagcatgtgtgtcaccctcaacccatctcaaatatcatagttctcATAGATATTTACCCTCAAATGCAAGTTTAgatatattacttacctcgaataagccaaatcaaacaccgagcaagccaatcgatactctagaaatgccttcccgcgtgaatcaacctccgaacggctcaaaactagccaaaagcaactcaaaaacaacaaATAATGCCTTAAGAAACAAATTCaagcgataaaggtcgaatctttattcaaatactcaaagtcaaccaaaaattcaaCCCGGGTCCACATCTCAGAAcacgacaaaactcataaattctgatAACACATTTGAATaggagtctaaccatataagtttcatctaaatccgacctcaatttcatgttcaaaatcccaaattttattctcttaagttcaagtcaaaaaatacaaatttcttctcttcaaattcttgatttaggtgtaataatccatggaaAAATAAAACATACAatcaaaataaagataaaattacTTAACCTCAAGATAAGGGTGTTTATCCCCTCCAAAATTGCCTTATTTGtgctccaagaactcaaaatgtgaagaaaataaactcaaaatcctGAAATTTGATGTTTTAATGCACTGCTAGTGGTCCTTCTTTGCGATCACGGTCAACCTTGCGATCGGGATTCCAAAATTGACCAGCACAAATGGCGCGATCGCGATGAAAAAATTCCATTAACCCttcccaaactcttcccagataggcTGTAGTGTATCAGCCATAAGTTTTTAtacataactccaaatgacaaatggtttgatgtactgaaaattagaaacAAAGGGCgacaactttcatttttagattacctcaaaattccttatagattgcaagtgACAGTAGATATTGTTCTGCGCGATCGCGAGAatggcttccgcgatcgcgattcacaaggcccaaACAACAATTttcttttcgcgaacgcgacccaaaggcccgcgatcgtgattcacacccatgcctagaaatggtctgaaaccaccccgaaactcacctgagcccctcgagaccccgtccgaacataccaacaagtcccaaaatataatacggaccaactcgaggcctcaaatcacacgtaataaaatcaaaaccatgaatcgtcgATCaaaatcaatctcttaagttcataaacttcaaactttgaaacaagcgtccgattcaagcctgaccaatccggaatgaacccaaattttgcatacaagtttcaaatgacatatcAAATCTATTCCAACCTTCGGAACAACAATCTAAAtctgataacatcaaagtcaactcccggttaaacttatGAGCTTTCCAAACTTTTAAATTACCAACTTTCGTCAAAATAGTGCCAAAACATTCTAGaagcatccaaatgcaaattcaggcatacgcccaaagtccaaaatcaccatccagaccaaacggaaccatcaaaactctgaatcgaggtcaaatacataaaattcaaacttggtcaactcttccaaatcaatcagAAATCAcacaaaaaccaaaaccgacgatacacgcaagtcataatacaccatatgaagctactcaagacctcaaacaaCCAAATGggatacaaatgctcaaaacaattaGCCAGGTCATTACAAATT is a window from the Nicotiana tomentosiformis chromosome 10, ASM39032v3, whole genome shotgun sequence genome containing:
- the LOC138899869 gene encoding uncharacterized protein codes for the protein MLLREIVPQILWDAWRTKFEQVHQGTMKVSEYAIRFSGLSHHALALVSTVRDQVRRFIDGLNYDLRFSIARGLEIDTPFQLVVEIAHRLERMRGQDREDREAKMPRDSRGFSGARAPIVARHGRGYVSRPVHSALPSTRSALATHYA